Sequence from the Canis lupus baileyi chromosome 24, mCanLup2.hap1, whole genome shotgun sequence genome:
caggaatgcgtccatttcttctagattgcctaatttattggcgtatagctgttcataatatgtttttaaaatcgtttgtatttccttggtgttggtggtgatctctcctttctcattcatgattttattaatttgagtcttctctctcttctttttaataaggctggctaatggtttatctatcttattaattctttcaaagaaccaactcctggttctgttgatctgttccacagttcttctggtctcgatttcgttgagttctgctcgaatctttattaactcccttcttctcttaggtgtaggatctatttgctgttttttctctagctcctttatctgtaaggttagcttttgtatttgagttctttccagtttttgaatggatgcttgtattgcaatgtatttcccccttaggactgcttttgctgcatcccaaagattttgaacggttgtatcttcattctcattagtttccatgaatctttttaattcttccttaatttcctggttgacccttttatcttttagcaggatggtccttaacctccacgtgtttgaggtccttccaaacttcttgttgtgatttagttctaatttcaaggcattatggtctgagaatatgcaggggacaatcccaatcttttggtatcggttcagacccgatttgtgacccaatatgtggtctattctggagaaagttccatgtgcgcttgagaagaatgtgtattcagttgagtttggatgtaaagttctgtagatatctgtgaaatccatctggtccagtgtatcatttaaagctctcgtttctttggagatgttttgcttagaagacctatcgagtatagaaagagctagattgaagtcaccaagtataagtgtattattatctaagtatttcttcactttggttaataattgatttatatatttggcagctcccacattcggagcatatatattgaggattgttaagtcctcttgttgaatagatcctttaagtatgatatagtgtccctcttcatctctcactacagtctttggggtaaattttagtttatctgatataaggatggctacccctgctttcttttgaggaccattcgaatggtaaatggttctccaaccttttattttcaggctgtaggtgtccttctgtctaaaatgagtctcttgtagacagcaaatagatgggtcctgcttttttatccagtctgaaaccctgcgctttttgatggggtcattaagcccgttcacattcagagttactattgagagatatgagtttagtgtcatcatgatatctattcagtctttgtttttgtggactgttccactgaacttcttcttaaaggggaattttaagaggcccccttaaaatttcttgcagagctggtttggaggtcacatattcttttagttgctgcctgtcttggaagctctttatctccttccattttgaatgagagccttgctggataaagtattcttggttgcatgttcttctcatttaggaccctgaatatatcctgccagccctttctggcctgccaggtctctgtggagaggtctgctgttaccctaatactcctccccataaaagtcagggatttcttgtctcttgctgctttaaggatcttctccttatctttggaatttgcaagcttcacaattaaatgtcgaggtgttgaacggtttttattgattttagggggggatctctctatttcctggatctgaatgcctgtttcccttcccagattaggaaagttttcagctagaatttgttcaaatacatattctggccctctgtccctttcggcgccctcgggaaccccaattaaacgtagttttttcttcctcaggctgtcgtttatttcccttaatctatcttcatggtcttttaattgtttgtctcttttttcctcagtttccctctttgctatcaacttgtcttctaggtcactcactcgttcttccacctcgttaaccctcgtcgttaggacttctagtttggattgcatctcattcaattgatttttaatttctgcctgattagctctaaattctgcagtcatgaagtctcttgagtcctttatacttttttctagagccaccagtagctgtataatagtgcttctgaattggctttctgacattgaattgtaatccagattttgtaactctgtgggagagaggactgtttctgattctttcttttgaggtgaggttttccttctagtcattttgctcagtgcagagtggccaaaagcaagttgtattgggaaaaagagaaaaagagaggagagaaagaaggaaagaaaagagaaagagaaaaaaaagggaagaaaaagaaaaaaaaaaacaaaaaaaaaaaaaaagaagaaaaagagaaagaaaaagaaaggagaaaaaaagggggtgggggaaggaaacaaatcaaaaagcaaaacaaaataaaaacaaaaacaaaaacaaacaaacaaaaaaagaaccaccggggagtatcttctgattctgtgtactttaagtcccttggcttctcctggaagttgtccgtctagctggtgttctgggggaggggcctgctgtgctgattttcaggtgttagcagttgggggagctgctgtgcccctgcctggtgcagggctcggtgggggttgtttaccccgtgaggccgcaggaggaacagccccagtggcggggcagctctggaaacctggattcagctccggcaggaactccgtctgcagggcctggaggctccgggcggggccgctgatctgctcagctggggcaggagcgtcctcgctgtcctgggccctcccggcctctgcctgtcccgggggaggcgggatcctgggctgtgtcccggcgccctgtgctccggggcctgcgctgttggattcgcgctcccgggccgcgcagccccctccgcggagccgccgcccgagcccctccgagctgctcctggaaccgcgcagccccctccgcacggagcctcttcctctgcccgagcccctccgagctgctcccggggccgcgcagccccctccgcggagccgccgcccgagccccttcagctgctccgggtcccgccgtgcgcgctgcagcccttagggagctcggcgcactctcctgggtgcgcagttgctgttactgtcccagggagcctgagggcatccccgcccctcctggggtcctgctctaactccccgcgagcccctttccgcccgggaaggtcggtgcagctcctgcgtctccgggacggggctctcctgtcctggggacactcgccccggcctcagcccggctcctcgcgggcccctcccccttggaggcctttgtttctttatttctttttccccgtcttcctaccttgatagaagcgcgaactcttctcactgtagcattccagctggtctctctttaaatctcaggccgaattcatagattttcaggataatttgaaggttttctaggtagtttggtggagacaggtgatttggggaccctactcttccgccatcttgctcctccccctctttctttctttcgatgcAAGTGGTGTGCATATGCGTGGGGGTAggccaagggcagagggagagggagagggagaaggagagagaatattaagcaagctccacacccagtgcacagcctgacatggggcttgatctcatgaccctgagatcatgcctgagctgaaatcaagacttagatgctcaaatgactgagctacccaggcacctctaaattagtctttcttaaataatttttacccTCAGATACTAATAGAATCTAGATAGTTGGGGACATTCCTAGGGATATCTGCCATAATcaccatatttattatttccagaaGTTGTAGCCAGTATAGTAATCCAAGTAACAGAAATGGGAGCTACAAAATTTtcagaggaaaagataaaagtatGACTTGTGGATGATACCATTTTCTTCCTAGGTCTGATGCAATACCAtttcaacacaaaagaaaatttaaaaagagttaaaaaaatatagcatGTAGTTCTCATctaatagatgaagaaaatagcAGTAATGTGTGGGAGGGTATATCTTATTAGATAGGAAAATGTATCATAAAACCATAATACATTAAAGTAAGGTGATACCAGTGCAAGGATAAGCAGACATGGCTTAAGCAAATAGGATCAGGACATAGATCCTAGTGCGTGTCATGTTAAGTATATCATTGAGACAGAATGGCAAATCAGTGGAGAAAAGAAAGTTTCATTCATtccaaagaatatttttgaataacGTTCTTGTGTCTGACATCGTGCTAAGTAAGGTTAGGAGATATAACATTGAGCAGGATAAATTCTAAGATGTCAAGATGCTTACAATCCCTAGGGGAGATAGAAaagataaactataaaaatatgaatcataTTAGTGTTTTAATGGAGTCATCACAAGGAACAAGAAGAAGGATTATTAACTCAGTCTGGACGGTTAAGGAAGATTTCTTTGTGGGAGTATTTAAACTGAGGACTGAAGGTAGGGTAACTTAGGGTAACTAGGTATTGTGAGGGAGTTCTGAAATGagccagcagcaggagcaggggcgTAGGGCCCTGGGAGGGCATAGGAGATTGGGAAGCTGGCAGTAGTTCAATCTGGCCCATGTTGATATTGGAGAGAAAGGTGGAAGAGAGTGGGAAGACAAGCTGGGAGACTTAGGAAGGGCCACAGTTAGGTCTTTTGCTTCCTAAAGAGAGCTTAAAGAGGAGCTGGAAACCGATTAGATGTACTAAGAGAACTGGAAAATGTGAGGGAAACTTCTAGAATTTTTACTTGCATCATTGAGTGTGTGGTGATGGGGAGGAGTGTATTTGGAGAGGTAGAAGGAGGTGATGAATTAATTTGGGTACATGTGGAGTGTTTAGCtgatatttgtatgttttattattcACTAAATGTTACCAGTTaactatttgaaataatttattgaataaatacaaaaacgaATTCCCAATggactggaaaataaaataaaactggaagagctagaaaagaaagcacagaatGTATATTGAAGTGTTAATACTTATTACTTTTGAATGATAGCTTATTAAAtgacctttgtatttttttcttatttcttgatcGAATATTCTATAGAACAcgtagcatttatttttttaaagagctaagTAACAAAAAAGCCTTACTTTGCAGTTTCTTGTTAAtaacaacatattttaatatagtgACACACCTTCCAAGCTTCTCTTGGAGAGTCCGCAAATACAAAAGGGGCTTACTTTAATATTGTGAACTAGAAGTCTGGATTCTCAGGAGACAGATTCATTCatgcattatataaatatatattgtgtgCTGGACACTTTCTAGATACTGGTGATGCAGCACAGCAAGATCTCAAAAGTCCCTGCTATTTTGGGATTACATGCTGGGTCAGAGGCACGTTCTAGTAGCACAAGGGAAAAAAGGGTTGAATTGGTGAGCCAAGATAATATACATGCTTATATCTCAAAGCTGATAGGGGATTCAGAATCCattttatttcacagataaggaaacaaagactCAAGTTGAGGGGGCTTCTTCCCCACGCAGTTGCCATGGGATGGGACAAAAATGCACGTGTCTTATTTCCTGGTTTAATATTCTTTCAACATAAGTACATTTCCTCCTCAACTCATATATTAGTGTCTCGATAtttttgggctgctataacaaaatattctaggctgggtagcttataaacaacagaaatttgtttcttgaAGTTCTAGAGGGTGGAAGTCTAAGACCAGGAAGCCATGCTTAGGTGAGGGCCCTTGTACACATTGCAGACTcttgctgtgttctcacatggcagaACAGGCTAGGTTGCTTTGTAGGGTGTCTTTTATAAGGTATTATTCTCAATCACGAAGGACCTACCCTCAGGACCTAAggcctcccaaagaccccacctcctaataccatcaccttgggcattaggttttcaacatatgagtctgggggacacaaacattcagaccacagcaATTAGCATTTTCTAAGagagccaaaaatatttatagagtgaGGTTTGTATGTAACAGAGACATCCATGGTCCTGGATTTGgagtaaaatgtattaaaaaaatatatccttacTACGAGGAgatgcttttcatttctattcatgCAAATCAATGAATATTTACCAAACTTCTGCTATGTACAAGGCCCTGTTTTGAGACTATAGCTGTAATTAAGATAGATTGTTCCTGCCCTTAAGAGGTTTATATTCTGTTGAAAGAGAGATAGTAAGAAAACATTTGctgtaggtttttatttttcttgatagtTCTGTCCCATGAAGTTGCTGTGCATATTGAATTAGTGAATACTGAATCATTGCTCCTAGGAGAAATATAGAGTTAGGTTCCTGCCagcctctggtcacaacatttttGTCAAGAATTAATACTTCATCTTATTTCATGTGCATTTGCATTTAGAGATACCttacttaatatatattgttgattcattaacactGAACTCATGACTAACAGGCCAGAGCTAAATGAAATTTGTCAAACACATTGGGTTTCTCTGTAAGGATGTCATGGCCTTTCTGCACTTAGGAACATTAGTTCTTTGGTGCTACACAGGGGCCCATTCTAAACAGTGAAGTGACCAAGAAAAAGAGCACAAGTTGTGAACAAATTCGCAGGAAGTAGACCACAAAAAGGATACATTTATAGTATGAGAGCTGAAACAGGAAGGTAGAGCATTATCTTGTTTGACCTCAGTTGAGAAGATACATGTATCAGAAAGATCTGATACATGACTCAGATCTTTCTCTATTCTGTGCATGTCCAGGAATGATTGTGATAGCTCTATTAGTATTGATTTTCAggttacaaatatattttagtgagtacagaatccagaaataaaggGGATCAATGATATACAATTAGCTGTTTAGTTACCATCATAACAATTGTGCTGATGAGTGTGCTGACACAATATTGTTTCACATAGGATCTGGAGGGGCAGAAAAGCTTGTTTGAGAAAACGACATTAAAGCTGTGCCTGAAGGATGGGTGTTAGCTGGGCTgaatggggaagagaaaaaaatcataaacaagGGACCTGAAGTGGGAAGGAGCATTGTATATTTATAGGGCTCTGATTGTCCTGTGTAGGTAGCACCTGGACTGGTGTGAGGAAGGGACCAGATCATGGAGCTGGGAGGGATGTGAGGAGGCCAATTAGAAGCTTATTTCAATAGCTaaggagagagaggaatagaATAGGGTAAGGGCAAAGGGTGAAGGCAAAGAGAGTGTTAGGATCACTAGTGGGTTTTTGAGGTGTGCAGCTGCATGAAGAGGGTACTCTTCCCAGAAAGCAGGCACACTGGAGAAATAATAGGTTCAGGTGGGACAAGGCTAATTTTTGTTTTGAGGTTAAAATGTCTGTGAGATGTTGTGGCAGGTGAAGAAATGTGCCTTCAAGATTCCCCTTTAAGGAAGGACATGCTATCCAGCTGAGAGGAAGGCAGTCAGCAGACAACCACCAGCTGTCAGTGACTTCAGGATCTGCTCCAGCTACCTCATTAGAGGTCATGCCCTTCCTGGGGCATCCCTATATCAGGTGAATAAGTGAGGTAGGATACTCTGATGAGCAACACTTATTGCAGAGCCCCCGGCTGAGATGACCACAAGGGGATTATGAAGGCAATTTGACCTCTTCCTCAGAGAaatctcctcccctcctccttccctgcaaGGGGTTTGATCTCTAAAAAACATCTTACACACCAAATTCAGCCTCAGTGTGTGCTTTTGAAGACTCCAACCTGCAGCAGATAGCCAAGTGGAGACGTCAAGTTAGATACAAGCGTGTGATCTAGAGATGCACATTTATGCATAGTCAAAACGTGGATGCTGAATAAAAACATATGAGTGTTTGATATTATGTAGATAAAAGAATAGAGAAGAGAGGGAGCCTAGGACTGAGTCTCGACAAACTCTGATTTTAAAGTGTGAGTCAGGGAAGGATAAACTAAAAGACTGTTCAGAAGAGTAGTGACATATCACAAAGTACAAAAGAGCTTAACCTCACAAAGTGCTACCAAGACAGTAGGAAAGTTGTGGTCCAAAGAATATTTATTAGAGGTCATCGGCCTCCTTAGCTTAGTGGTTTGGTGGGCTGTTGAGAGCAGAAGCTAGGTTTCAGTGGGTTGTGGAATGAGTGATAAGCGAGGACATAGAGACAGTACTTGTAAAcaattcttttgagaaatgtggctgagaaaaggagagaagagatcgAGCTGTAATCAAAAGAGGGAAATCAAGATGAAGATTTTCTTAAATAGAATAGGGCATATTTGAGCAGAAGGGACCAAGTTGACATGATGTTAGaagatggaagagagagaagaaaattgatAGGATGTGATGCTTGAGGAAATAGGCTACAGAACAGAGAGATTTGATCTCAACCAGGAAGAAGAAAGCTGGCTTTCATAGGaattgagaaagagaggggaacATATGTGAGTTGTACATTTGAAAGCAGGTGATGGGAAGCTGACTAATGACTTTCAGTTACGGTGTGAGGTTGGAGGTAAGGTTATCTTATACGATTGAGGGAGCTTTTGGAGGTTGTTATTTGGTGGAAGAAGATCCAGAAGGTTTAATACAATCGCCATGGTGAGTGAGAAAATGAGATGACGAAAGAAATGTGGTAGTAGGATTGTAGGTCAATATGGAGAGCCCAGTTGAAATTCTGTAAGTAGACTTGTTAGCCCAATTAAGTGGCATTGGGCATTTTGTAATTTAGGGACACATAGTTTAAAGATCACCATTTCCCTCCTGATTATCTTAGAGGAACACAGAAAACTGAGGTGAAAATGCTTTGTCACAGAAGAAGTCAATGTTCCTGAACATGGAAatctttccccctttccccctgTGATACCCCTACTTTCTGGGCTTCAGATATTTCTTTGataaattcttataataaataagTCACCTTATTACCCGAGTAAATTATAGAATATGAAAAATGTTGACACTACCTTTCCTCTTTTAATCATCTGATATCCTTCCAGGGTATATAATTTACCTCACCAAGTGTTTGAATAGTTAAAGGAATGCTCATGATCACATGttgaagcagagacatgggcttAGTTCTTTTCCGATTGAGGTACATGATCTTCCATTGGTTCACATTACTGGATCTCAGACGTGGACTAGATTTAGTAAATACATTTACTGATGTATTTAATTAGTCAAAGataatttagtttcttttttttttttgttttgttttgtttagtttcaCTTTAATATTTTCCCCTGAGTTTGAGTTTGTGATCCATTatgataaattctttttctttgatatcTTTAGCAATAGGAGGCTTGAAGGAATAAAGGAAGTAATTGCCTTAAAATAGTTAGTGAATAATAAGCCTTTTCTTCCATGAAGTCGTTTTTGTCTGTGCTTTGCCTGAGTTATGTCTACGGTAATGTGCTAACTGGCACAACTTCAGCAGCAATAATATCTGTTCAATTACAGCTGTCTGAAAGTTACTTAAAGTTTCAAATGCTTGATGCAGCAAGATAACGCTGTGGGGAAGAGGGATCTATATCATATGTATGTTTGTCCTTGCAGAAAAGAGGAATTTCCTTGTGCCACTGAAGCTTCGAGAATAGTTGGGGTCATTGTAAAAAGATGAATAGGAGGACTTGAAACTGATGATTTGGAGCAAATTTATATTTCGAAGCGAGTTTTTCAGGTTATTAACTTGAAGTCAATGgtttcaaaacaagaaaatggtCTTGATAGAATAggttgttcatttattcaatacaCATTTGTTGAACATCTATTATAGTCTAGTGACTGTGCTTGACATTGGAAGTAAAAAGGGAAATAAGGCATCATCTCCATAAAGGGCAATGTCTTCTAGCTGGTTAGATAGACATACAGATAATTATAACATCAGtgcaaatataaaatgcaaaagccAGTAGGAACATCTGTTCAGTCATATCCCGTTATGTATAGTATGGAAggatatgttttaaataaaaacatgtaaaatttaaaaataacttaaaattggTTCCCTTTAGGCTATGATTGAGGAAGACCTTCACTTTTTCTCTACTTcacagaagtatttatttttaaatcatgatatATTTCAAACATATCAAGAAATAGAGAGGGCTATTACTGTGATTCCACTTTTATGACATACCTTCAGTTAGATTCATAGACAAAGAAAGTgaaatggtggctgccagggggaGTAATGAAGAGTTGTTGTTTAgtaggtacagagtttcagtttttcaagataaaaatatttctgtaggtgggtggtggtggtagccAACAATATGAATGCACTTAATGCCGCTGggctgtacatttaaaaatggttaagacttGGTAAACTTTATGTGTATTTcaccataattaaaataaataaattggggaaCTAGTAAAAGAGATTACTGTGTTCCCACCACTGAatgtaaacatatatgtatattttgttatataatttttagatttctctcttttaaaagaaataaaacattgaaatacACCTAGAgtgtccctcttctctgccttagACCTCTCTTCTTTTCTGCCTCTTTAGATTCAAGTACTAGCCTGAAGTTTGGGTGCCTTACtcctacacatttaaaaaatatgtttgctGCTGCCAATGCCTTCTTCCAAAGACCACCAAGAAAACCCTTGTAGTTGAATGCACACCATGAGAACTGTAGGTTATAGTAGGATGGTAATAGAAAGGACTTAGTATAGGATTTAGATATTTGTTAAGTGATTCTCAAAGATTCAGTGAAGCAGGCTTTGCTCTAGGTTGGATGCTATCAGGAAGTGGGGGTAATTCTATGATGGTGGAAGTGGGGGTAATTATATATTAGCAAATCTCATCTAGAAGGAGGGAAACCGTTCCAACTAGGGCCCTGCAGAATGGCTCCCGCAAAGAAGGGTGGCGAGAAGAAGAAGGGCCGTTCTGCCATCaacgaggtagtgaccagagaataCACCATCAACATTCACAAACGTATCCATGGAGTGGGTTTCAAGAAGCGTGCCCCTCGGGCACTCAAAGAGATCCGGAAAtttgccatgaaggagatgggaactccagatgtgcgcattgacaccaggctcaacaaagctgtctgggccaaaggaataaggaatgttccataccGTATCCGTGTGCGGTTGTCCAGAAAACGTAACGAGGATGAAgattcaccaaacaagctctacaCGCTGGTTACCTACGtacctgtcaccactttcaaaaatctacagactgttaatgtggatgagaactaatcgctgattgtcaaataaaggtataaaactgcaaaaaaaaaaaaaaaaaaaaaaaaaaaaaaaaaaaaaaaaaaaaaagaaggagggaaacCTAGAGCAACCATAAAATTGTAATTG
This genomic interval carries:
- the LOC140616005 gene encoding large ribosomal subunit protein eL31; translation: MAPAKKGGEKKKGRSAINEVVTREYTINIHKRIHGVGFKKRAPRALKEIRKFAMKEMGTPDVRIDTRLNKAVWAKGIRNVPYRIRVRLSRKRNEDEDSPNKLYTLVTYVPVTTFKNLQTVNVDEN